In one Chlamydia sp. BM-2023 genomic region, the following are encoded:
- the murG gene encoding undecaprenyldiphospho-muramoylpentapeptide beta-N-acetylglucosaminyltransferase, whose translation MMEKINKIALAVGGSGGHIVPALATRDAFCKEGIDVLLLGKGLENHPNLYEQNVHYKEIPSGLPTIARPIRAIRRTCSLYMGYKKAKKELSIFNPNVVIGFGSYHSLPVLMAALKKKIPIFLHEQNLAPGKVNKLFSYFAKGVGVSFPPVAKQFSCPAQEVSLPKRAFSSFSPIVERLTSHSPTICIVGGSQGAKALNTFVPEALVEVAKDYPNMYVHHIAGPKGDVVTIQHVYSRGGVSFCVKNFEHDMLNVLLSSDLVISRAGATTLDELLWAKAPSILIPYPGAYGHQEENAKFLAYTVGGGSMILEKQLSKDILVKNIFLALDSKTIKNRREALQNYYQNKSSKSFYQFICECL comes from the coding sequence GTGATGGAGAAAATCAACAAAATAGCTCTAGCTGTCGGAGGTTCAGGAGGACACATCGTCCCCGCTCTAGCAACAAGAGACGCATTTTGTAAAGAAGGTATAGACGTCCTTCTTTTAGGTAAAGGTTTGGAAAATCATCCAAACCTATATGAACAAAATGTTCATTATAAGGAAATCCCCTCAGGATTACCAACAATAGCACGTCCTATACGAGCTATTCGTAGAACTTGTTCCTTATATATGGGATACAAAAAAGCTAAAAAAGAACTCAGCATTTTTAATCCCAATGTTGTTATAGGATTTGGTAGCTACCACTCGCTGCCTGTATTGATGGCAGCTCTAAAAAAGAAAATTCCTATATTTTTACATGAGCAAAATCTCGCTCCAGGGAAGGTAAATAAACTGTTTTCCTATTTTGCAAAAGGCGTGGGAGTTTCTTTCCCTCCAGTAGCTAAACAGTTTTCCTGTCCAGCTCAAGAGGTTTCTCTGCCAAAACGTGCCTTTTCTTCTTTTAGCCCTATCGTAGAACGGCTAACTTCTCATTCTCCAACCATTTGCATTGTAGGAGGATCTCAGGGGGCAAAAGCTTTGAATACTTTTGTTCCTGAAGCCCTCGTTGAAGTTGCAAAGGACTATCCAAATATGTATGTTCATCATATTGCAGGGCCTAAAGGAGATGTCGTTACGATACAACATGTCTATAGTCGAGGAGGAGTCTCTTTCTGTGTTAAAAACTTTGAACACGACATGCTTAATGTTTTACTTTCCTCGGATCTAGTGATTAGCCGTGCCGGAGCCACAACTCTAGACGAATTATTATGGGCAAAAGCTCCTTCTATACTCATTCCTTATCCAGGAGCATACGGACATCAAGAGGAGAATGCCAAGTTTCTTGCCTATACGGTAGGAGGAGGATCTATGATTCTAGAGAAACAACTTTCTAAAGATATTCTGGTTAAAAATATTTTCCTTGCTCTAGATTCTAAAACTATTAAGAATAGACGGGAAGCTCTTCAAAATTATTATCAAAACAAGTCCTCGAAGTCTTTTTATCAATTTATTTGTGAATGCTTATAG
- the ftsW gene encoding putative lipid II flippase FtsW, translated as MKWLIVSCLLGIFSLGLVMVFDTSSAEILDRSLSCSTHKALIRQITYLVLGLGLSSIVYMTGWKDFLKMSPTLLLIAGCALVAVLIPGIGVCRNGAKRWLGIGQLTLQPSEFVKYLVPCVAIEYLVFRPQYRENFKLFLKLTAALFVPILLIAIEPDNGSAAVIAFSLIPVFIMTAVRLRYWFLPLMCILVVGGALAYRMPYVRHRLNVYLHPELDIKGRGHQPYQAKIAAGSGGLFGKGPGASLQKLTYLPEAQNDYIAAIYAEEFGFIGMLLLILLYMYFVYGGYVIAMRSSSLEGASLAIAITVIVGMQAFMNLGVVSGLLPSKGVNLPFFSQGGSSLIANMCGVTLLLRVCDGENQQNSSSCRRFRRTHRPRSSNKRRIL; from the coding sequence ATGAAGTGGTTAATTGTTTCATGTTTGTTGGGGATTTTTTCCCTGGGCCTCGTTATGGTATTTGATACCTCTTCTGCGGAAATTCTTGATCGTTCTCTCTCATGCAGTACCCATAAAGCTTTGATCCGTCAGATTACCTATCTCGTGTTAGGATTGGGACTCTCCTCCATAGTCTATATGACAGGATGGAAAGACTTTCTAAAGATGAGTCCCACGTTATTGCTAATTGCGGGATGCGCTCTTGTTGCTGTTTTAATCCCTGGAATCGGTGTATGTAGAAACGGAGCAAAACGTTGGTTGGGTATAGGACAGCTAACCTTACAACCCTCAGAATTTGTAAAGTATCTTGTTCCTTGCGTAGCTATAGAATACCTGGTTTTCCGTCCGCAATATCGAGAAAATTTCAAACTATTTCTCAAGCTAACAGCTGCGCTATTTGTTCCTATTTTGCTTATTGCTATCGAACCCGATAACGGTTCCGCTGCTGTAATTGCCTTTTCTTTAATTCCTGTTTTTATCATGACAGCAGTTCGTCTGCGTTATTGGTTCCTTCCTCTAATGTGTATTCTTGTTGTTGGGGGAGCCCTTGCATACAGAATGCCTTATGTGCGTCACAGATTGAATGTATACCTACATCCAGAATTGGATATTAAAGGTCGGGGGCATCAGCCATATCAGGCAAAAATTGCCGCGGGATCAGGAGGATTGTTTGGTAAAGGTCCAGGAGCAAGTTTGCAAAAGCTAACTTACCTCCCAGAAGCACAAAATGATTATATCGCTGCTATATATGCCGAGGAGTTCGGTTTTATTGGTATGCTACTTTTAATTTTGTTGTACATGTATTTTGTTTACGGTGGTTATGTTATTGCAATGAGATCCTCTTCATTAGAAGGGGCTTCTTTGGCAATAGCTATTACCGTAATTGTTGGAATGCAGGCTTTTATGAATTTAGGAGTTGTGTCAGGATTATTGCCTAGCAAAGGAGTAAATCTTCCATTTTTTAGTCAAGGAGGGTCCTCTTTGATTGCTAATATGTGTGGTGTTACATTGCTGTTAAGGGTGTGTGATGGAGAAAATCAACAAAATAGCTCTAGCTGTCGGAGGTTCAGGAGGACACATCGTCCCCGCTCTAGCAACAAGAGACGCATTTTGTAA
- a CDS encoding LysM peptidoglycan-binding domain-containing protein, whose amino-acid sequence MNRRDTIIIATLVNAVLVLVLFTTAKHADKKNADVILPVLPTKLVEVVPTPIETSSLEKVEKPVVEIVPQKVSKEELASQFTEEKPVIVKTPQTPSVPQKTAQPSQITPTPPEPQVVKEAQKEAYATVIVKKGDFLERIAKANHTTVSALMQINDLSSTQLKIGQVIKVPICDSQEETKNPKVKVSSADDFYTVQEGDSPWAIALRNGIRLDDLLKMNDLDEQKARRLRPGDQLRIR is encoded by the coding sequence ATGAACCGTAGAGATACGATTATAATCGCAACTTTAGTAAACGCAGTTTTAGTTTTAGTGCTATTTACTACAGCGAAACATGCAGATAAAAAAAATGCTGACGTAATACTCCCTGTTTTACCAACAAAGTTAGTTGAAGTAGTTCCTACTCCTATAGAGACGTCATCACTGGAAAAAGTTGAAAAGCCCGTTGTTGAGATTGTTCCCCAGAAAGTCTCTAAAGAAGAACTAGCCAGCCAGTTTACCGAAGAGAAGCCGGTAATCGTTAAAACTCCACAAACTCCTAGTGTTCCCCAAAAAACTGCTCAACCTTCCCAAATAACTCCCACTCCTCCAGAACCTCAAGTTGTAAAAGAAGCTCAAAAAGAAGCTTATGCTACGGTTATTGTGAAGAAAGGAGATTTCTTAGAACGTATTGCTAAAGCAAATCATACTACAGTATCAGCTCTTATGCAGATCAATGATTTGTCTTCCACACAATTGAAGATAGGCCAAGTCATTAAAGTGCCCATATGCGATTCTCAAGAAGAAACAAAAAATCCTAAGGTTAAAGTATCCTCGGCAGATGATTTCTATACTGTTCAAGAAGGAGATAGCCCTTGGGCTATCGCTTTGCGTAACGGTATTCGTCTTGACGACTTGCTAAAAATGAATGACCTTGATGAACAAAAAGCTCGGCGATTAAGACCCGGGGATCAGTTACGTATAAGGTAA
- the murD gene encoding UDP-N-acetylmuramoyl-L-alanine--D-glutamate ligase, translating to MNNRRVVVLGSGVTGKSTAEFLYAKGDYVIGIDRSLNTLSSCPFFHERILDNVEELPEQIDLFVRSPGIKISHPLIIEAKRRNIPIVSDIQLALQDPEFSKYPSIGITGSNGKTTTTLFLVHLLRSIGVPAFAMGNIGDPILQTMCQKGVRVVEISSFQLTEQEIMTPTLSGAVILNISQNHLDYHQTMQAYQEAKNNITKCLQTPNSLWSGEGVSIGKSYLNCAEEITEVLDKGSALKPIYLHDRNNYCAAYALANEVSCVAPEAFFRAIQTFEKPPHRIEYLGEKDGVRYINDSKATTMSSVEKALIAVKENVIVILGGRNKGSDFTSLIPILNQTVKHIVAMGESREEIAQALSSSLPLTQTRDLQEAVNIAQNMARPGDVILLSPGCASFDQFRSFEERGDFFRQLVGDVEALKI from the coding sequence GTGAATAACCGACGTGTCGTTGTGCTAGGCTCCGGTGTTACGGGAAAGTCAACAGCAGAATTTCTCTATGCCAAGGGAGATTATGTCATAGGAATCGATAGATCTTTAAATACATTGTCTTCATGCCCGTTTTTTCATGAACGCATCTTAGATAATGTTGAAGAACTCCCTGAACAAATAGATCTATTTGTACGTTCCCCGGGGATCAAAATCTCACATCCTTTGATAATTGAAGCTAAACGCAGAAATATCCCCATTGTTTCCGATATTCAGCTTGCTCTGCAGGATCCCGAGTTTAGCAAATATCCCTCCATAGGTATTACAGGGTCTAATGGGAAAACAACAACAACGCTGTTTCTTGTACATCTACTCCGTTCCATAGGAGTTCCCGCTTTTGCTATGGGAAATATAGGAGATCCTATACTTCAAACTATGTGCCAAAAAGGGGTGCGTGTTGTTGAAATCAGCTCTTTTCAATTAACAGAACAAGAAATAATGACTCCCACATTATCTGGGGCGGTAATTTTAAATATTTCTCAGAATCACCTAGACTATCATCAAACCATGCAGGCATATCAAGAAGCGAAAAATAATATTACTAAATGCTTGCAAACCCCAAACTCTCTATGGTCTGGAGAGGGAGTCTCTATTGGAAAATCTTACCTGAATTGTGCCGAAGAAATCACGGAAGTTTTAGATAAAGGGAGTGCATTAAAACCAATATACTTGCATGATAGAAATAATTATTGCGCAGCCTACGCTTTAGCTAACGAAGTGTCTTGCGTTGCTCCTGAAGCATTTTTTCGAGCGATTCAAACTTTTGAAAAGCCCCCCCATAGGATAGAATATCTGGGAGAAAAAGACGGCGTGCGTTATATCAATGATAGTAAGGCTACGACTATGAGTTCTGTGGAAAAGGCTCTTATAGCTGTAAAAGAAAATGTCATTGTTATTTTGGGAGGAAGGAATAAAGGAAGTGATTTCACCTCTTTGATTCCCATCCTTAATCAAACGGTAAAACATATTGTGGCTATGGGGGAATCTCGTGAAGAAATTGCCCAAGCTTTATCTAGTAGTCTTCCTTTAACTCAAACCCGAGATCTACAAGAAGCTGTAAATATAGCCCAAAATATGGCACGACCCGGTGATGTAATTTTGCTCTCTCCTGGATGTGCAAGTTTTGATCAATTTCGAAGCTTTGAGGAACGAGGAGATTTCTTTAGGCAATTGGTTGGTGATGTGGAGGCGTTAAAAATATGA
- the mraY gene encoding phospho-N-acetylmuramoyl-pentapeptide-transferase, which yields MLSLTEVFGFACLLGIFLGNPVIHWLKKKNHYNQLEKAYCEKLEALHQGKASTPTAGGILFLIVLLTTIFIWLPLEKLSTWLFVFLICSWGALGWYDDIVKKRRKKGHGITAKKKFALQLFLAAITIAAILLIYRGTDTFFTLRLPFLGALFLGNSILGKLLCFILAMLAIVGTSNAVNLTDGLDGLATGTVGMATFGCLVVAIISPALSLSRDIAIILAALVGVCLAFLKYNYPPAKVFMGDTGSLLIGGLLGSCAVMLRAELILILLGGVFVAEAGSVILQIASCRLRKKRIFLCSPLHHHYEYKGLSETAVVKRFWIAGFICMILGIAAAF from the coding sequence ATGCTTTCCCTTACAGAAGTATTTGGGTTCGCTTGTTTACTTGGGATTTTTTTAGGAAATCCTGTGATACATTGGTTAAAGAAAAAAAATCATTATAATCAACTAGAGAAAGCTTATTGCGAAAAATTAGAAGCTCTTCATCAAGGTAAAGCCTCTACACCCACAGCAGGAGGAATACTTTTCCTCATAGTGTTGTTAACGACGATTTTTATTTGGCTACCATTAGAAAAACTTTCCACATGGCTGTTTGTGTTTTTGATTTGCAGTTGGGGAGCCTTAGGGTGGTATGACGATATCGTAAAAAAAAGAAGGAAAAAAGGACACGGCATAACTGCAAAGAAAAAATTTGCTCTACAGCTATTCTTAGCCGCCATAACTATAGCTGCTATACTCTTGATCTATAGAGGTACCGATACATTTTTTACATTGCGACTTCCTTTTTTAGGAGCGCTGTTCTTGGGAAATTCTATCTTAGGTAAGCTGCTGTGCTTTATTTTGGCCATGCTAGCAATCGTAGGGACAAGTAATGCTGTGAATCTTACCGACGGACTTGATGGATTGGCAACAGGAACCGTAGGCATGGCCACATTCGGATGTTTGGTAGTTGCCATAATCAGTCCAGCACTTTCTTTATCGCGAGACATAGCCATAATACTAGCTGCATTAGTAGGTGTTTGCCTGGCATTTCTGAAATACAATTACCCACCTGCGAAAGTCTTTATGGGTGATACCGGATCCTTACTTATAGGAGGGTTGCTAGGGAGTTGTGCTGTTATGCTTCGCGCAGAACTGATTCTCATTTTATTAGGAGGAGTTTTTGTCGCAGAAGCAGGATCAGTAATTTTACAAATTGCTAGTTGCCGATTAAGAAAAAAACGCATTTTCCTTTGTTCTCCCTTGCATCATCATTATGAATATAAAGGACTTTCAGAAACGGCAGTTGTTAAGCGTTTTTGGATCGCAGGATTTATATGTATGATTTTAGGAATTGCAGCCGCTTTTTGA
- the murF gene encoding UDP-N-acetylmuramoyl-tripeptide--D-alanyl-D-alanine ligase: protein MQSILLEDWVSLMLDVKSPRSGKKISGVAIDSRQVHPGDLFFALSGNRTDGHKFLQHAAQAGAVAAVVSRDYCGDSFGLELVVVDDTTEALKEAGGNKSHLFQGTIVGITGSVGKTTTKGFTQTFLSSVYRVYASPKSYNSQLTVPLSLLMADGDEDFVILEMGVSEPGDMRNLLSIVEPEISVITHILDQHAMNFPDKGIQGIAEEKGLILQNSRVQLLPKDSPWYPHFVKQSLAAEKFSFAFHDETADFYYKAICRDSVIINTPEGDVEFAVSLPYKPAYSNLLIAFSLAWLLDAPIDRIAHSCSSLELPPMRFEQSMRNGVQVINDAYNACPEAMIAAVDAIPNPPEGGKVILILGHMAELGNYSEDGHTIVAEKALSKANIIFFIGEKWLPIQHLLKNSSCEVSFYPSAQDIEEILKKVVQQGDVVLLKGSRSLALETLLSCF, encoded by the coding sequence ATGCAGTCTATCTTATTAGAAGATTGGGTATCATTAATGTTAGACGTTAAGTCACCGAGATCTGGGAAAAAAATTTCCGGAGTGGCTATTGATAGTCGGCAAGTGCACCCAGGAGATTTATTTTTTGCTCTTTCAGGAAATCGTACAGATGGTCATAAATTTCTCCAGCATGCTGCGCAAGCTGGAGCAGTCGCCGCTGTTGTTTCTAGAGATTACTGCGGGGATTCCTTCGGTTTAGAATTAGTAGTTGTTGACGACACCACAGAAGCTTTAAAAGAAGCCGGGGGAAATAAAAGTCATCTGTTTCAAGGAACCATTGTAGGAATCACAGGCTCTGTAGGGAAAACAACCACAAAAGGGTTTACTCAGACCTTTCTTTCTTCAGTATATAGGGTATATGCAAGCCCTAAAAGTTATAATTCTCAGTTGACAGTTCCTCTAAGTTTGCTCATGGCCGACGGAGACGAAGACTTTGTTATTTTAGAAATGGGAGTGTCAGAACCCGGGGATATGCGCAACCTGCTTTCCATTGTAGAACCCGAAATTTCTGTAATCACTCATATATTAGATCAGCATGCTATGAATTTCCCCGATAAAGGAATCCAGGGGATTGCTGAAGAAAAAGGCCTTATATTACAAAATAGTCGTGTGCAGCTGCTCCCTAAAGATTCCCCGTGGTATCCCCACTTCGTAAAACAATCCTTAGCAGCAGAAAAGTTTTCTTTTGCTTTTCACGACGAAACCGCTGATTTTTATTATAAAGCTATCTGCCGTGATAGTGTAATCATTAACACTCCTGAAGGTGATGTAGAATTCGCAGTTTCACTTCCTTATAAGCCTGCTTACAGCAATCTCCTAATAGCTTTCTCATTAGCATGGCTTCTTGATGCCCCCATAGACAGAATTGCTCACTCTTGCTCTTCCTTGGAGCTTCCTCCTATGCGTTTTGAGCAAAGTATGCGAAACGGTGTGCAAGTAATCAACGATGCCTATAATGCTTGTCCGGAAGCTATGATTGCCGCTGTGGACGCGATTCCTAATCCTCCAGAAGGGGGAAAGGTAATTCTCATCCTTGGACATATGGCAGAACTAGGAAATTATTCTGAAGACGGACACACAATTGTCGCTGAGAAAGCCTTGTCAAAAGCAAATATTATCTTCTTCATTGGAGAAAAATGGTTGCCTATTCAACATCTTTTAAAAAATAGCTCCTGTGAAGTTTCTTTTTATCCTTCGGCTCAAGATATCGAAGAGATTCTAAAAAAAGTTGTCCAACAAGGTGATGTCGTCTTGTTAAAAGGATCACGATCTTTAGCTTTAGAAACTCTATTAAGCTGTTTTTAA
- the groEL3 gene encoding variant chaperonin GroEL3, translating to MLDKEKSLYDTDKKLFLGIDKVFLSIKEHYGPNLSSLSLLENQGYLLLSRTTLSDPYENIGVDFAKDMANKIYKKHRDGITTGVILLYSLLKASYPLLDQGLSLYKLCCALKKMGNKLLEALGKHSWLLKDSTKARGIIFSAIPDYTIATNMSEAFATVGPEGFISLSQVESSHIHITQGLKIPYGYISPYFISQSTQRTLILSHPRILVTDKKITTLLGLLPLLQEVKEHNEHLLIFCNDIDEDVLSTFTVNKLEELLQVVVVCINDHQENTLFEDISLFTGTNVFSQPYSPATQFPERASLGSCDSIEISEEQTILIRGNGVSEVLGLKIRQIEEEIRISDCQNKKAELVKRKHRLQSSVAIIPVKEEDKFFYSLALSTLTSALEKGYIPGGGTGLFYAALDLKSEEKLTEEEKAAVDILQTSCRSPLEQLATNAKLKHQAVTDKLLSLSTSSLGMNAASGQIEDMIASGILDPLVKIEDIFSLALETALNILSSKVIISEQNK from the coding sequence ATGTTAGACAAGGAAAAATCCCTGTATGATACGGATAAAAAACTTTTCCTTGGAATAGACAAAGTCTTTCTCTCTATCAAAGAGCACTACGGCCCTAATCTTTCATCTTTGTCTCTTCTTGAAAATCAAGGGTATTTACTCCTCTCGCGAACAACTTTGTCGGATCCCTATGAAAACATAGGTGTAGATTTTGCCAAAGACATGGCAAATAAAATTTATAAAAAACATCGCGATGGCATAACCACTGGAGTAATTTTATTATACTCGCTTCTTAAAGCGAGCTATCCCTTATTAGATCAAGGGTTGTCTCTCTATAAGCTATGTTGTGCCTTAAAGAAGATGGGGAATAAACTTTTAGAAGCCTTGGGTAAACATTCTTGGCTTTTAAAGGACAGTACGAAAGCTCGAGGAATAATTTTTTCTGCTATTCCTGATTATACAATCGCCACAAACATGTCAGAAGCTTTTGCTACCGTAGGACCGGAAGGTTTTATTTCGTTATCCCAAGTAGAATCTTCGCATATCCACATCACTCAGGGATTAAAAATCCCTTATGGTTATATATCACCTTACTTTATCTCTCAATCTACCCAGCGCACTCTCATACTTTCTCATCCACGTATTTTGGTTACAGATAAAAAGATTACGACTTTGCTTGGTTTGTTACCGTTACTTCAGGAAGTCAAAGAGCATAACGAACATCTTCTTATTTTTTGTAACGATATAGATGAAGATGTGCTCTCTACGTTTACTGTGAACAAACTTGAGGAACTTTTACAAGTTGTGGTTGTCTGTATCAATGACCATCAAGAAAACACGCTTTTTGAGGACATTAGTTTGTTCACAGGAACTAATGTATTCTCACAACCGTATTCACCAGCAACGCAATTTCCAGAGCGCGCTTCTTTAGGATCTTGCGACTCTATAGAAATTTCTGAAGAACAAACTATTCTGATTCGTGGAAATGGTGTTTCTGAGGTGTTAGGATTAAAAATACGCCAAATAGAAGAAGAGATTCGCATAAGTGATTGCCAGAATAAAAAAGCTGAACTTGTAAAAAGAAAACATCGTTTACAAAGCTCTGTCGCTATTATTCCTGTAAAAGAAGAAGATAAATTTTTCTATTCTCTAGCTCTTTCTACTCTAACATCTGCTCTTGAAAAAGGTTACATCCCTGGGGGAGGTACGGGGCTATTTTATGCCGCCTTAGATCTAAAGAGCGAAGAAAAACTTACAGAGGAGGAGAAAGCTGCTGTAGACATTCTTCAAACTAGTTGTCGTTCACCTTTAGAACAATTAGCAACGAATGCTAAATTAAAACATCAAGCTGTTACCGATAAATTGTTATCATTATCGACTTCGAGTTTGGGGATGAATGCTGCTTCAGGACAAATCGAAGATATGATTGCGTCAGGAATTCTAGACCCCCTAGTTAAAATAGAGGACATTTTTTCTTTAGCTTTGGAAACGGCTCTGAATATACTGTCATCAAAGGTCATAATCAGTGAACAAAACAAATAA
- a CDS encoding metallophosphoesterase encodes MQNKSSKAHRLIHISDVHFCVFPKNPLTCLNKRFKGALRQVFGGVTFQSLTIAKRFPSLARELQADSICITGDFSLTALDAEFVLAKKFVDDLSQTSSVYVLPGNHDVYTQRSLTQQTFYRYFSNVQLQNEQISFNKLMDHWWLVLLDCSCLNGWFSANGMIKSSQISVLENFILSLPPQENIVIANHYPLLPSSEPAHDLINNVLLQHTLKKYPNVRLYLHGHNHQAAVYNCKDHAPNLILNSGSVSLPSNARFHIIDLYPRGYHVYTAAITNLLSTKDPLEISIEANLESQ; translated from the coding sequence ATGCAGAACAAATCTTCTAAAGCTCATCGTCTTATTCATATTTCGGATGTGCATTTTTGTGTTTTTCCTAAGAACCCACTAACCTGCCTTAACAAAAGGTTTAAAGGTGCTCTACGTCAGGTGTTTGGCGGAGTTACATTTCAGTCTTTGACAATTGCCAAACGGTTCCCTAGTTTAGCGAGGGAGTTGCAAGCCGATAGTATCTGTATTACTGGGGATTTTTCTTTAACAGCTTTAGATGCAGAATTTGTATTAGCCAAGAAATTTGTAGATGATTTATCGCAAACTTCTTCTGTTTATGTTCTTCCTGGCAATCACGACGTTTATACCCAACGTTCTCTAACTCAGCAGACCTTCTATCGGTATTTCTCTAATGTACAATTACAAAATGAGCAAATTTCTTTTAATAAGCTTATGGATCATTGGTGGTTAGTACTACTGGATTGTTCCTGTTTAAATGGGTGGTTCTCTGCTAACGGCATGATAAAATCTTCTCAAATTTCTGTTTTAGAAAATTTTATTCTTAGTCTCCCCCCTCAAGAAAATATCGTAATTGCCAATCACTATCCTCTACTTCCTTCTTCGGAGCCTGCTCACGATCTGATTAACAATGTACTTTTGCAACATACTTTGAAAAAATACCCTAATGTTCGTTTGTATCTTCATGGTCATAATCACCAAGCTGCGGTATACAACTGTAAAGACCATGCTCCCAATTTGATTTTAAACAGTGGTTCGGTCTCTCTCCCTTCAAATGCGCGCTTCCATATTATAGACCTGTATCCTCGAGGGTACCATGTCTATACAGCAGCAATAACCAACCTCTTATCTACGAAAGATCCTCTTGAAATCTCTATAGAGGCAAATTTAGAATCACAGTAA
- the efp gene encoding elongation factor P, giving the protein MVRVSTSEFRVGLRIEIDGQPYLILQNDFVKPGKGQAFNRIKVKNFLTGRVIERTFKSGESVETADVREQQMRFLYSDQEGATFMDDETFEQEMIFWEKIENIRQWLLEDTIYTLVLYNGNVIAVEPPIFMELTIAETAPGVRGDTASGRVLKPAVTNTGAKIMVPIFIDEGEVVKVDTRTGSYESRVSK; this is encoded by the coding sequence ATGGTTCGTGTAAGTACTAGTGAATTTCGTGTAGGATTAAGAATAGAAATTGATGGTCAACCCTATTTGATTTTACAAAATGACTTTGTAAAGCCAGGGAAAGGACAAGCTTTCAATAGAATTAAAGTGAAAAACTTTCTCACAGGGAGAGTCATTGAAAGGACTTTCAAATCTGGGGAATCTGTAGAAACTGCTGATGTTCGTGAACAGCAAATGCGTTTTCTGTATTCAGATCAAGAAGGTGCTACCTTTATGGATGATGAAACCTTCGAACAAGAGATGATTTTCTGGGAGAAGATAGAAAATATCCGTCAGTGGTTATTGGAAGATACTATCTATACGTTAGTTTTATATAATGGAAATGTCATTGCTGTAGAGCCTCCTATTTTTATGGAACTTACTATTGCGGAAACTGCTCCTGGAGTTCGAGGGGATACCGCATCAGGAAGAGTACTAAAACCAGCAGTAACAAATACCGGAGCAAAGATAATGGTTCCCATTTTCATTGATGAAGGTGAAGTTGTTAAAGTAGATACTCGTACAGGAAGTTATGAATCTCGAGTTTCTAAGTAA
- a CDS encoding AMP nucleosidase, producing MFNKNKKTISEQKIAQDMLERYSGSTVEEFCPYLLLTNFSHYTNVFAEAYQVPIAQGSMFSAAHAPQINTSILDFKLGSPGAALTVDLCSFLPNVKAAVMLGMCGGLRSHYQVGDYFVPIASIRGDGTSDIYFPAEVPALANFIVQKTITEVLEEKDASYHIGITQTTNIRFWEFNKEFRKKLYENKAQTIEMECATLFSAGYRRNLPMGALLVISDLPLRKEGIKTKESGNFVLKTYTRDHIEAGIEVIAKLDTVLKNRSIKSKGLPHMELGEADDTMPQDSGISDSDY from the coding sequence ATGTTTAATAAAAACAAAAAAACTATCAGCGAGCAAAAAATCGCACAGGATATGTTAGAACGGTATTCCGGATCTACTGTTGAAGAGTTTTGTCCTTATTTACTCTTAACGAACTTCTCTCATTATACAAATGTATTTGCAGAAGCATATCAAGTGCCTATAGCACAAGGATCTATGTTTTCTGCAGCACACGCCCCTCAAATCAACACATCTATTCTTGATTTTAAGTTAGGATCTCCGGGAGCAGCACTAACTGTAGATTTATGTTCCTTCCTTCCTAATGTAAAAGCTGCTGTTATGCTTGGAATGTGTGGAGGCCTTCGGTCGCACTATCAAGTTGGGGATTATTTTGTTCCTATAGCTAGCATTCGAGGTGATGGAACTTCGGATATCTATTTCCCTGCTGAGGTTCCTGCTTTAGCAAATTTTATAGTTCAAAAAACGATTACGGAAGTTTTAGAAGAAAAAGATGCGAGTTATCATATTGGCATTACTCAAACTACCAATATTCGCTTCTGGGAGTTCAATAAAGAATTTCGAAAAAAATTATATGAAAATAAAGCGCAAACCATAGAAATGGAGTGTGCTACTTTATTCTCCGCTGGGTATAGAAGAAACTTGCCTATGGGAGCCTTATTAGTAATCTCGGATTTACCTTTAAGAAAAGAGGGAATCAAAACTAAAGAAAGTGGAAATTTTGTATTAAAAACCTATACGAGAGATCATATAGAGGCGGGAATAGAAGTTATCGCAAAATTAGATACTGTCTTGAAAAATCGTTCTATAAAATCTAAAGGTTTACCTCATATGGAGCTTGGGGAAGCTGATGACACTATGCCCCAAGACTCAGGAATTTCCGATAGTGATTATTGA